A window from Citrus sinensis cultivar Valencia sweet orange chromosome 3, DVS_A1.0, whole genome shotgun sequence encodes these proteins:
- the LOC102619460 gene encoding 50S ribosomal protein L5, chloroplastic, translated as MACPSLLHSSASSFHGRFPALSSSSYVRPTYPNPINVNGVVSVKAAAGGIVLVEKSEAEKTGRLKTTYLEKIVPLLREEFSYTNIHQVPKIEKIVVNCGIGDAAQNAKGLEAAMNDLALITGQRPVKTRARNSIATFKIREGEPLGIAVTLRGNMMYSFLDRLINLGLPRTRDFQGVNPNSFDGHGNYSIGVKEQSVFPEIRYDALGKPKGMDVCITTTAKTDKEGQRLLALMGMPFREGGGPANLIRKKKLKAHHFDSKSKGKSRR; from the exons ATGGCGTGTCCTTCGCTGTTACACTCCTCTGCGTCGTCGTTTCACGGCCGATTCCCCGCTCTCTCATCTTCATCATATGTACGGCCCACATATCCAAACCCTATAAATGTGAATGGGGTGGTCTCGGTGAAGGCGGCGGCTGGAGGCATTGTGTTGGTGGAGAAATCCGAAGCAGAGAAGACCGGGCGGCTCAAAACCACGTATCTCGAAAAGATTGTTCCTTTGCTCAGAGAAGAGTTTTCCTATACTAACATTCACCAG GTTCCGAAGATTGAGAAGATTGTTGTGAATTGTGGTATTGGAGATGCTGCTCAGAATGCAAAAGGCCTGGAGGCGGCAATGAATGACTTGGCACTCATTACAGGTCAGAGACCTGTAAAGACGCGAGCAAGGAATTCCATTGCCACCTTCAAGATCAGGGAAGGCGAACCACTTGGAATTGCTGTCACACTCAGAGGAAAT ATGATGTACTCATTTCTAGACCGTCTTATTAATTTGGGGCTTCCTAGAACAAGGGATTTCCAAGGTGTGAATCCCAATAGCTTTGATGGACATGGGAATTACAGCATTGGTGTTAAAGAACAGAGTGTTTTCCCGGAGATCAGGTATGATGCTCTTGGCAAGCCCAAGGGAATGGATGTTTGCATTACAACAACCGCCAAAACTGATAAAGAAGGCCAGAGACTTTTGGCTCTCATGGGGATGCCTTTCAGAGAGGGTGGAGGTCCGGCAAATTTAATTCGCAAGAAGAAACTTAAGGCTCATCATTTTGATTCCAAATCAAAGGGAAAGTCAAGGAGAtaa
- the LOC102619174 gene encoding sphingoid long-chain bases kinase 2, mitochondrial: protein MICLSQFALGRAPPMAKPSVFRAEHPMALDLSPNPISHGAASSSRRRDLVFVVNPRGASGRTGKEWKKLLPYLRSRLSVDCNICESLTSGPSHAIDITREAIKEGADAVIAVGGDGTLHEVVNGFFSAGKLVTNHNRESAHSTALGLIPLGTGSDFARTFGWRNDPYEAVERIAKGVRSWVDVGVINGETGEPHYFINVADLHLSAKAGYYASRYKRFGNLCYVIGALQAFMGHRNQDLRVKVNEGEWEEYSQVTALCIGNAKYFGGGMKITPNADPRNGYFEVVILQDFKWYDFILKLLKLYNGTHLSVKNVTSRRAHSIEVEDISSGDSIYVQSDGEHLGFLPRKLCVLPAAIEMIC, encoded by the exons ATGATATGCTTAAGTCAGTTTGCATTGGGGAGAGCACCACCAATGGCAAAACCCTCGGTTTTCAGAGCTGAACATCCCATGGCTCTTGATCTTTCTCCCAACCCGATCTCCCACGGTGCCGCCTCCTCTTCTCGCCGTCGCGATCTCGTGTTCGTCGTCAATCCTCGAg GTGCTAGTGGGAGAACGGGTAAGGAATGGAAAAAATTGCTTCCATACCTTAGGTCTCGTCTTAGTGTCGATTGTAat ATATGTGAATCTTTGACTTCTGGTCCTTCTCACGCGATCGACATAACAAGAGAG GCTATAAAGGAGGGTGCTGATGCTGTAATTGCTGTTGGAGGTGATGGAACTCTTCATGAG GTTGTTAATGGATTTTTCTCGGCTGGAAAACTGGTTACTAACCACAATAGAGAGTCTGCTCATTCAACTGCACTTGGT CTTATCCCCTTAGGTACTGGGTCTGATTTTGCCAGGACATTTGGCTG gAGAAATGATCCTTATGAGGCAGTTGAACGCATAGCCAAAG GGGTACGATCATGGGTAGATGTTGGTGTTATTAATGGAGAAACCGGAGAACCTCATTACTTCATAAACGTTGCGGACCTTCATTT GAGTGCAAAGGCAGGATATTATGCCTCAAGATATAAGAGATTTGGAAACTTATGCTATGTAATTGGTGCTTTGCAAGCTTTTATGGGCCATCGAAACCAGGACCTTAGAGTCAAG GTTAATGAGGGTGAGTGGGAAGAATATTCTCAAGTGACAGCCCTTTGCATTGGCAATGCAAAATACTTTGGTGGCGGTATGAAAATTACTCCAAATGCTGATCCTCGCAATGGGTATTTTGAG GTTGTGATTCTTCAGGACTTTAAGTGGTATGACTTCATTCTGAAACTACTTAAGCTGTACAATGGGACACATTTATCAGTGAAAAATGTAACATCAAGAAG AGCACATTCTATTGAAGTGGAGGATATTTCAAGTGGGGATAGCATTTATGTACAATCAGATGGCGAACATTTAGGATTCCTTCCTAGGAAGTTGTGTGTTTTGCCTGCTGCCATTGAGATGATATGCTGA
- the LOC102618877 gene encoding uncharacterized protein LOC102618877 — MATVVSLSSISPNLNMNSKNFTSQPTYSRKLSRVRCNVENSSTKGEPEPRNALLKIAWYGSELLGIAASFLRSPSPSDVENDLKLATDGSGAAELDRATVVEAIKEDFARSYFVTGNITLDAYEEDCEFADPAGSFKGLRRFKRNCTNFGLLIDKSNMNLTRWDDFEDKGIGHWRFNCIMSFPWRPILSATGYTEYYFNAETGRVCRHVEHWNVPKMALFKQILRPSRVGRRKSGG; from the exons ATGGCAACTGTCGTCTCACTCAGTTCAATCTCTCCCAACCTGAACATGAACTCTAAAAACTTTACTTCTCAGCCAACTTATAGTCGAAAATTGAGTAGAGTACGATGCAACGTAGAGAATTCATCCACCAAAGGAGAACCTGAACCTCGAAATGCTCTTCTTAAGATAGCTTGGTACGGCTCTGAGCTGTTGGGGATTGCTGCTTCCTTTCTGCGTTCACCATCACCATCCGATGTCGAAAATGATCTCAAGTTGGCCACTGATGGATCAGGAGCTGCTGAACTTGACCGGGCAACCGTCGTTGAAGCCATCAAAGAGGATTTCGCCAGATCGTATTTTGTCACAG GGAACATTACACTCGATGCTTATGAAGAGGATTGTGAGTTTGCCGATCCAGCAGGTTCTTTTAAAGGACTTCGCCgtttcaaaagaaattgtacaaattttgGATTGCTTATTGACAAGTCAAATATGAATCTTACAAGGTGGGATGATTTTGAG GATAAGGGAATCGGACATTGGCGATTTAATTGTATCATGTCATTTCCCTggagacctattctttctg CAACTGGATATACAGAGTATTATTTCAATGCAGAAACTGGAAGAGTATGCAG GCATGTGGAGCATTGGAATGTTCCCAAAATGGCATTGTTTAAGCAAATCCTGAGGCCCAGCCGGGTAGGGCGTCGGAAATCAGGGGGTTGA